In one Pseudomonas sp. SG20056 genomic region, the following are encoded:
- a CDS encoding bifunctional protein-serine/threonine kinase/phosphatase: MALQLTFGEASATGPRSENQDAIRVVTPAPALAASKGYLFALADGVSQCADGGLAARATLQALALDYYSTPETWAVTQSLDRVLVAHNRWLQANGGGQPLLTTLSALILRGRRFTLAHVGDCRAYRWLNGTLERLSEDHVWEQPGMQHVLKRAMGLDQHLVMDYLDGELREGECFVLVSDGIWATLGDAGIQRILHDEQDLPAASSALVNAAHLAGSQDNASALLLRVEALPQSDLADTLAQLQHWPLPTKLREGQNFEGWQVERVLAESRQSLVYRVRDAQARRWMLKTLPPSRSDEPQAGPALLLEEWFLRRVAGRFFAEVHPLPQRQHLYYVQREYAGQTLAEHLRLSGPLGLPEWLDIAPRLIKALGMLHRRNILHRDIKPENLLWGDDGELRVLDFGLTYCPGLTRDEAYELPGTPSYIAPEAFSGAAPSPQQDLYSAGVTLYFLLTGHYPYGEIEAFQHPRFGQPTPASRYRPDLPSWVDDSLNRALSAEPKQRYETAEEWLLYLEQAERKSLNSRPRPLLEREPLLVWRGVALFSLLLNLLLLIGLLH, encoded by the coding sequence ATGGCCTTGCAACTGACATTCGGCGAAGCCAGCGCTACCGGCCCGCGTAGCGAAAACCAGGACGCCATTCGCGTGGTCACCCCGGCTCCAGCGCTGGCAGCCAGCAAGGGCTACCTGTTCGCCCTCGCCGATGGCGTCAGCCAATGCGCCGACGGCGGCCTGGCGGCGCGCGCCACTCTGCAGGCCCTGGCCCTGGATTACTACTCCACCCCAGAAACCTGGGCGGTCACCCAATCGCTGGACCGCGTACTGGTCGCGCACAACCGCTGGCTGCAAGCCAATGGCGGCGGTCAGCCGCTGCTCACCACCTTGAGCGCACTGATCCTGCGCGGCCGGCGTTTTACCCTGGCGCACGTCGGTGATTGCCGGGCCTATCGCTGGCTGAACGGCACGCTCGAGCGCCTCAGCGAAGACCATGTGTGGGAACAACCCGGCATGCAGCATGTGCTCAAGCGCGCCATGGGCCTGGATCAGCATCTGGTGATGGATTACCTGGATGGCGAGCTGCGCGAAGGCGAATGTTTCGTACTGGTCAGTGACGGTATCTGGGCCACCCTGGGCGACGCGGGCATTCAGCGCATCCTCCACGATGAACAGGATCTGCCAGCCGCAAGCAGTGCGCTGGTCAATGCCGCGCACCTGGCCGGCAGCCAGGACAATGCCAGTGCCCTATTGCTGCGCGTTGAGGCATTGCCGCAAAGCGATCTGGCCGACACCCTGGCGCAACTGCAGCACTGGCCGCTACCGACAAAACTGCGTGAAGGACAGAACTTCGAAGGCTGGCAGGTCGAGCGAGTGCTGGCCGAATCGCGCCAGTCGTTGGTCTACCGGGTGCGCGATGCCCAAGCGCGGCGCTGGATGCTGAAAACCCTGCCACCCAGCCGCAGCGATGAGCCGCAAGCCGGCCCCGCACTGTTGCTCGAAGAATGGTTTCTGCGTCGCGTGGCCGGGCGCTTCTTCGCCGAAGTGCATCCGCTGCCGCAGCGTCAGCATCTGTATTACGTGCAGCGCGAATATGCCGGGCAAACCCTGGCCGAACATCTGCGTCTGAGCGGCCCATTGGGCCTTCCGGAATGGCTGGACATTGCCCCTAGGCTGATCAAGGCCCTCGGTATGCTGCATCGGCGCAACATCCTGCACCGCGATATCAAGCCGGAAAACCTGCTGTGGGGCGATGACGGCGAGCTGCGCGTGCTGGATTTCGGCCTGACCTACTGCCCCGGCCTGACCCGCGATGAAGCCTACGAGCTACCCGGCACACCCAGTTATATCGCTCCGGAAGCTTTTAGCGGCGCCGCCCCCAGCCCGCAACAGGATCTCTACAGCGCAGGCGTAACCCTGTATTTCCTGCTTACCGGACATTACCCCTATGGCGAAATTGAAGCCTTCCAGCATCCTCGTTTCGGTCAGCCGACCCCAGCCAGCCGTTATCGACCGGATTTACCCAGCTGGGTCGACGACAGCCTCAACCGAGCCCTCAGCGCCGAACCCAAACAGCGCTATGAAACCGCCGAGGAATGGCTGCTCTATCTGGAACAGGCGGAACGTAAGTCCCTTAACAGCCGGCCACGGCCACTGCTGGAACGTGAACCGCTGCTGGTCTGGCGAGGCGTGGCGTTGTTTTCCCTGCTGCTGAATCTGCTCCTGCTGATCGGGCTGCTGCATTAA
- a CDS encoding nitrate/nitrite transporter: MNTSFWKSGHTPTLFAAFLYFDLSFMVWYVLGPLAVQIATDLDLTAQQRGLMVATPILAGAVLRLLMGFLADRLSPKTAGLIGQVIVIVALFCAWQIGISSYEHALLLGLFLGFAGAAFAVALPLASQWYPPQHQGKAMGIAGAGNSGTVLAALFAPGLAALFGWQNVFGWALVPLLATLLIFALLAKNAPERPKPKALADYLKALGDRDSWWFMFFYSVTFGGFIGLASALPGYFNDQYGLNPVTAGYYTAACVCAGSLLRPLGGALADRIGGIRSLLMMYTLASLSIAAVGFNLESSTAALALFVTAMLGLGAGNGAVFQLVPQRFRKEIGVMTGLIGMAGGIGGFLLAAGLGTIKQQTGDYQLGLWLFASLGVLAWFGLYGVKLRWRTTWGSAAVTAARV; encoded by the coding sequence CACCCCAACCTTGTTCGCTGCGTTTCTGTATTTCGACCTGAGCTTTATGGTCTGGTACGTGCTCGGCCCGCTGGCTGTGCAGATCGCCACCGATCTCGACCTGACCGCGCAACAGCGCGGCCTGATGGTTGCCACGCCGATTCTCGCCGGCGCCGTGCTGCGCTTGTTGATGGGTTTTCTGGCCGACCGCCTATCACCCAAAACCGCCGGCCTGATTGGCCAGGTGATTGTCATCGTGGCGCTGTTCTGCGCCTGGCAGATCGGCATCAGCAGCTATGAACATGCCTTGTTATTAGGTCTGTTCCTCGGTTTTGCCGGCGCGGCTTTTGCCGTAGCCCTGCCGCTGGCCTCGCAATGGTATCCGCCGCAGCACCAGGGCAAGGCCATGGGCATTGCCGGTGCGGGCAACTCCGGCACCGTGCTGGCTGCACTGTTTGCCCCGGGTTTGGCGGCACTGTTCGGCTGGCAGAACGTCTTCGGCTGGGCACTGGTCCCGCTGCTGGCAACCCTATTGATTTTTGCCCTGCTGGCCAAGAACGCCCCTGAGCGGCCCAAGCCCAAAGCCCTGGCTGACTACCTGAAAGCCCTGGGTGACCGCGACAGCTGGTGGTTTATGTTTTTCTACAGCGTGACATTCGGCGGCTTTATCGGCCTTGCCAGCGCCCTGCCCGGTTACTTCAACGACCAGTACGGCCTCAATCCGGTGACCGCCGGCTACTACACCGCCGCCTGCGTTTGTGCCGGCAGCCTGTTACGCCCACTCGGCGGCGCATTGGCCGACCGTATCGGCGGTATCCGTTCGCTGCTGATGATGTACACCCTGGCGTCCTTGAGCATTGCCGCTGTGGGTTTCAATCTGGAAAGTTCGACCGCCGCACTGGCCCTGTTCGTCACCGCCATGCTCGGCCTTGGCGCAGGTAACGGTGCAGTTTTCCAACTGGTGCCGCAGCGCTTTCGCAAGGAAATCGGCGTGATGACCGGACTGATCGGCATGGCCGGCGGCATCGGCGGCTTCCTCCTCGCTGCAGGCCTGGGCACCATCAAGCAGCAAACCGGTGATTACCAGCTCGGCCTGTGGCTGTTCGCCAGCCTCGGTGTACTCGCCTGGTTCGGCCTCTACGGGGTCAAGCTGCGCTGGCGCACCACCTGGGGCAGCGCCGCAGTGACCGCCGCGCGGGTGTAA